In Alosa sapidissima isolate fAloSap1 chromosome 4, fAloSap1.pri, whole genome shotgun sequence, the following are encoded in one genomic region:
- the LOC121706893 gene encoding troponin C, slow skeletal and cardiac muscles-like isoform X2 encodes MDNIYKAAVEQLTEEQKNEFKAAFDIFVQDAEDGCISTKELGKVMRMLGQNPTPEELQEIIDEVDEDGSGTVDFDEFLVMMVRCMKDDSKNRSEEELADIFRMFDKNADGYIDLEELKMMLEATGEAVTEDDIAELMKDGDRNNDGKIDYDEFLEFMKGVE; translated from the exons ATGGACAACATCTACAAGGCAGCG GTTGAACAACTTACAGAGGAGCAAAAAAATG AGTTCAAGGCTGCCTTTGACATATTTGTGCAAGATGCTGAAGATGGCTGCATTAGCACAAAGGAGCTTGGTAAAGTGATGAGGATGCTGGGTCAGAACCCCACACCAGAGGAACTCCAAGAGATTATTGACGAGGTGGATGAGGATG GAAGTGGCACAGTGGACTTTGATGAGTTCCTGGTTATGATGGTGAGGTGCATGAAGGACGACAGCAAAAACAGGTCTGAAGAGGAGCTTGCAGACATTTTCAGAATGTTTGACAA AAATGCAGATGGATATATTGACTTGGAGGAGTTGAAGATGATGCTGGAAGCCACTGGGGAGGCCGTCACAGAGGACGACATAGCAGAATTGATGAAAGATGGAGACAGGAACAATGATGGGAAAATTGATTATGATG AATTCCTGGAATTCATGAAAGGAGTGGAGTAA
- the LOC121706893 gene encoding troponin C, slow skeletal and cardiac muscles-like isoform X1, translating to MHYEQSCRQNPLGINKVEQLTEEQKNEFKAAFDIFVQDAEDGCISTKELGKVMRMLGQNPTPEELQEIIDEVDEDGSGTVDFDEFLVMMVRCMKDDSKNRSEEELADIFRMFDKNADGYIDLEELKMMLEATGEAVTEDDIAELMKDGDRNNDGKIDYDEFLEFMKGVE from the exons ATGCATTACGAGCAAAGTTGCAGACAAaaccccttggggatcaataaa GTTGAACAACTTACAGAGGAGCAAAAAAATG AGTTCAAGGCTGCCTTTGACATATTTGTGCAAGATGCTGAAGATGGCTGCATTAGCACAAAGGAGCTTGGTAAAGTGATGAGGATGCTGGGTCAGAACCCCACACCAGAGGAACTCCAAGAGATTATTGACGAGGTGGATGAGGATG GAAGTGGCACAGTGGACTTTGATGAGTTCCTGGTTATGATGGTGAGGTGCATGAAGGACGACAGCAAAAACAGGTCTGAAGAGGAGCTTGCAGACATTTTCAGAATGTTTGACAA AAATGCAGATGGATATATTGACTTGGAGGAGTTGAAGATGATGCTGGAAGCCACTGGGGAGGCCGTCACAGAGGACGACATAGCAGAATTGATGAAAGATGGAGACAGGAACAATGATGGGAAAATTGATTATGATG AATTCCTGGAATTCATGAAAGGAGTGGAGTAA